In the Salvia splendens isolate huo1 chromosome 16, SspV2, whole genome shotgun sequence genome, TTCAGACATGGACGTGATATGTAACTTTTACAAATATTAATAGCTAAAATTAATTCATAGGCAAATGAAGAGTGTGAATTAATGGGGTTCGCGCATCGATTTAAAAGTATCGTTTTTTTATGTGTGATTTATTTGAAGTGACTTGCTTTCGTTATCAAAGTAATAAATGCATCCCAACTCATACGCACAtggttttatttaatttgcgATTGATTTGGACTACTTTAATCTCCTAAAGTAAAACATGCACAGTAGAGAGGAAAATTAATCACGCAATCAAAACTCGATATATATACGAACCTGTCCATAAAAATTAATGTGACACCAAGGAAATTGGTAACATaacacagaaaaaaaaagttgaaatatTGTTAACGAAAAATGAAATTCTTCTCATTATAGTTTAAACTTATTATTAATAGATAATATAGGAGTAGTAgttaattttgatatatatataaaaaatataaaatataattatttttcttgaaCTGATGTACTAACTTTTATATATGGACTCGCATAGCACCGCTAAATTGATGATGTATCCACGCGATCGTCATCGCTCTTCAATCCAATTCGAAATAGTATAAAAAAacgatgataagaaaatatGTGATGGTTCAATTATGTGGACTTCATCAAATGCAATAAACTATGTGGGCTTTATCTAGGGGCGGATCTAGCAAGGTTGAAGGTGGAGCAAATTTttgaatatatacataaaattataCCAATTGCCCCtcttaaaatacataaaaaaatatcctatattataattttacccTTCTGAAATCCTGACTCCGCCCATAGCTTTATCAAATGCAATAATGTATGATATATGTGTGTCAAATCACATATTGGACCCCGCAATACTCCATTAGAGTGGTAATGTTATTTTGAGTTCAAGTATATCAATTGATTcgatctttaaatttatattcatttgtctgataaaaaaataatagtttaATTACCTGATCAAGAACATAGGAGGGAGCATGTGTGTAATTGGGCATGAAAGCAGCCAGAAAAACAGCAGCAGCAACTTTGTGAGGATACATTTCCATTGCAAGTGCAATATTCATTCCACCAAGACTATGGCCCACCAAAACCACCTTCTCCGTGGCCGGAATTGAGGCCATCAGCTCGAGCAGAGGCTGAGAGTACTCGTCAAGGGTTCGGAGCTCTTGCAGGCTTCTTCGGTCGATGCCCGAGGCGGCTAGGTCGAGGGCCGTGACGCGGTGGCCGGCCGCCTCGAGCAGCGGCTTGAGCTTGTACCAGCACCATGCACCGTGGCATGCGCCGTGGACTAGGACAATATGCACCGAGACAGTTGCCATTGCTATGGATTAGCAAATAAATTTGATGATGGAGTTTTGGTTGTGATTTGTGCACGTGTGCGTAGGCGTATTTATAGATAGTTCAagagatatttttttttattaaaattaggtAGATGGCTTGCTTATAAGTTATTCAAGACGTGTTTGCTCCATAAAGTTCTTGGTATTATTGTGAAATTATAGTAACAAATTTGAACCAAAGttataattaaaagaaattaataggAGTATTTTATTGGCGGATTTTCTTAGTACAAATGTTACAAAATTTGGTAATATGGTCCTACTACCTCTTTAGTGTTAAGCATCAAACAAATCACAGCCATATGATCTTTAGATTCGATGGTTGTgataagctacattattatACTAAGATGCTATTCGATGGTTGTgataagctacattattagactaagatGCTATGTTatcattattttactaaaacatTATTAGccaagctacattattagactaataatctacattattagatgataCGTGACATTAATTTAACCGTTAGATCACAAGATTCAATATaaatgttttgatttttaaCGCTATTTAGCTACTGAATCGAATACGTCCCATCTATATACTAATAGATTAAGTGTTTGTAGCCTGTAGGTAAAATTACAGACCAAATAATGAGAAAAATCATCGTTGGTAAAATTTCATCCAGTAAAATATCACCTAACAATTATCAAATGATTACCGAGAGAGTATTCCGTCTATATGTCAATAAATTGCTTTACATATAAGTAAGCATAATTCAGTTTGAGTTGTTAGCAACTTAGCATCTAGTAAGTCACCCTATGAAGGGCTGCATAAAGGAGACttgatttcataatttaattagagGAGCAATCAAAGTTAAATTTTACATTGcatatgaaattaaattagagGAGTCATAGATGGCTGCAATATGGGACCATCCTAGTGATTCAAAGTTGACTCATTTAATGGTGCGACTTTCAAATAGTAATTAATAGATTAGTAGATTTGTTATCTGGTTAAATTAAAATAGTTATTAAAGGATTATTATGAATAAACAAATTcttgttagagcatccgcaacgacGGATTTCCGGCGGTCCGCCATTAAACGTGAGAGGCGTGGatgcggacgtccgctgcggacaccgcatATCCGGGGCCTTCCggcgacgtccgccattgcggtgccacgcagacgtcccgattttttaattttaattttttttaaaaaaaactctataaatacggctcgttgaacttcatttcattcgcatcacttgttttaacgagtgagacgggggccgcatttgtcgaagcttgaggttgtttttttaactatgcatttttttttaataattatgtatgcttttttgtttttaataaagtggttgcattttctccgtattcgtgtcgaaattttaattccgtaaattatttaattaggtgaatttttattattgtagatgttcgtcgggatgtccttggggatgtccaccattgtgcagtggaatgtccttatgacgtggcagtgcagtgagatgtccttatgatgtggcaggaggtgtttttgggaagtccgtcgggtgTTTAcgcgggacatccgcaccattgcggatgctcttaaagaTGATTTAACTCGAATAATGATTTGTAAGTAATAATAATTGATAAGTTCAAACTACAAATcgacaaaatttaatttaatacgtAATTAACTCCTTTtcttaatactactatataactAGGCGAGATTGTCCAATTATGTGCCAGCTAAGATGATAAACTGGGTGTCCACGTGTCGGAGGCTCGTGGGCCTAATTTGTTTCGTGATGGGGAAATTTAAAGCTATAATAGCAGTATTGATCATGAATAGTTCTCCacgttttatttgttatttcctTTTCTGTAACAACCTACTATAATGAATTAGTGATTGAACCATCAATTTAACTAAAGGTTTGTTCGGTTTTTTGTTTGATGTAAAACAAGGTCTTAAATTATCGAGGATATTGGCAAAGGTTCAGCAGACCAAATAAAGCTCCGCTACAaagcaaataaaaaaatcaagagctaaaacaaaaacaactcACAAGCTACCAAGATCTTATTAGACCGAGGCCACCCACAAACCCAAAAAAAGGAGAAAGCATAACAACCAAGGGACAAGTCGGTTCGATATATATGGAATTAGAATTGGAAttagaattggaattgaattcgAATTAGAATTTTAtagaattgaaatataattcaGTTCCAAATCCTTAGTTCGGTAAAAATGATGTATAATTCAGTTCTAAATCCTTAGTTCGGTAAAAATGATGTATTGAAATTCAAAGAAATTATATAGTGTATGTGTGTGCGTGCACATGTACAGCGTGTGTGTGCAAATGTTAATTATGTGTGTAGTGTGGGGAGGTgcctaattttataattatttaaaattttaattatctacttttgatatgaaattgaaattgtgaaaataggagaaattagaattttaattcaatttcaaatctaAATTTTTTGCGATACTAAACAATGATCTTAGAATTGAAggttttaatttcaattttaacttTACATGCCCAATTCCATAATAAGTTTAAGAAAAATTCTACAGTATAACTTTTGAGGGAGGGTGTGATAATCAAACGTCAATTTAACCTATCATTTAACTAATAACAAAACAGTATAATCATAGAAAATGAATGTTCTCGATATAGTCTTATTATAAGCATGTCACGGAAATTTATAGTTATATTTTTCGATATGCAGTAGATATATCAACCCATTTTTTTCGAAAGTAGGGTcatgttaggttgagattttttaacttaattgaaaaatgagatgcattttcagctattcatccacaacattttcaaaatgtcaactgcaagtagattatgtcaactcggggtattatcgtcaataacctgcacatcaaatgtcaatagcctgcacatcaaagtcaacaacttatagttgacattatatgtgtatagttgacatgaattgtatatgtagttgacattatatgtgtggttgacatgaattgtatatgtagttgacattatatgtgtggttgacatgaattgtatatgtagttgacattatatgtgtggttgacatgaattgtatatgtagttgacattatatgtagttgacattatatgtgtggttgacatgaattgtatatgtagttgacaaaaaaataattaaaaaaattaaaattaaaaaagtatttattgaataaaatgtaccatgaaattaccattctgtcctctcataattaattaatctaaaaatatttttcatgtggcaaattctggaccactcatttaataaaaatgagtggctggtaatgcatctcaattttcaattaggctaaaaaatcccaattgatcacaacccttcaaaagtatatatactctctccTCATTCGaaagtatatatactctctccTCATTCCATAGTTAATAGTCATAATTTTTCTATTTAGTCCATTCATAAAATTAGTCaatcttttatttttgataaattaataattCTAGTGAGGTGAATCAATATCTATTAAGATTGTATTCGGttttctagataaaatagtactaccAAGATATGATATAGGAattgaattgtgagattattttagttgtggGGTTAGCTATAactaattattccatgattatccatctagtaTTGAGTTGTaaaattgaatctcatgaactaaccacactacatatttaatctcgagATACAATCTTGTAAATCGAACACCccagtattattttaataatttttctttctagtatatcttatatttttcaattttactttTAAGACTCATGTCATATCTTAATAGTGGACGAAGTACACATTTAAATTCAAATGAAAACATTGTGAGAATGTTTGATTTGAACTGGACTTATGTAATACTACCACCATAGTTGAGCTTATATCGAACAGCACTAATATACTTCAACTTTTATTACTATGCATATTACAGTTTAATAGgaagataaataaacaaaacatgataAGAATATACTCCCCAACCATCCCGAACATAAGTGAAATACTTTATACGTTTAGTACTATAATTGattattatattttcattttaagaacATTTTTATCCCTACAGCTCCCTATAtagtaaaatatggagtataaagaGAAGCAAATATGAACTCACATCAATGGAGCATATTTTTCAACAGTTGagaatttagagcatccacaaccgtgctcttgccagcggcacggttgtgggcccgggcggtactattcatgcctgctctctggcaagagcacaacacccacaactgtgctcttccgcaaggacgagcacaattaatttaaaattcaattaaacaataacattttcataatactaaaattcattaaaaaaccacaataaatattacaaattacaaataaaataaaaaagacataattaaaatcctaaaaattaaaaattacataattaaaatactaaaaattaaaaattacataattaaactcctaaaaattaaaaattacataattaaaatcctaaaaattgagattgagagagttgtttagtatagtgtcattttttgtgtttgaaatgagagtatttatagatgaaagtatgaattttggggtaaaaataatgaaaaaaataaattaaaagtgtggaaaaaatggatatattttattaggaagtgagacaatattttttttattaattttgaatttttcagatttttttgatttttttaaaaaaataaataaaaaaatgataaatcaacgggccaatcggaagctgccacgtcgacgcgctgtgctcttgccgctggcacggacgtgctctatgcatagagcaacgccctgccagcggcaagagcgcaatgGTGGCGGAGCGCGTCCTTGCCAGTGGCAAGGACGGACGGTGAGCTGCTGCTCACCGTTGGGAATGCTCTTAAGATCACAAATCATTGAATTAGTAACCAATTACAAGAAGACAATAGGGTGTCACCATATTTTGGATTCTGATGGCTCAATTATAAGAATGATAATATAATTGATTGGATGTTGCCATCTTTTTGTCTGCCGTCTTCTATTTCTGATCTTTGTGCATTCAAGATCTATCCACCGCCAAATCGTAAAAAAGTTAATGATTTTTATGCATGAATGTTTTACGGAAAACTATATATACCAAAATATAAATTTCTAGaattgtttatttatatttataaagaGTATAACTTTTCTAATTACTTTAAAAAGAAATGATTAAATTAcatttagtattttttatttttctttttgactgACACATTTTATTTTCGTAATACCCTAAGaattaatcaaaattataatttcaagtaAACGATAACGAAATCTGACTAAAATCTTTTCTAGATCTTATAAGCTTTTATGCCATACTATATCAatccaaaaaataattaaaaaaattaacaaactaTTTTAGGCACAATTCATGcctagggctggggaaaaatatcgaaaaaatgatatatcgctcgtatcgtattgaaaatatcaaaaaattatcggattttcgatatatcgtaattttcgatacgaaacgataccgtattgtaagttttcgatacgataacgatatgaatttccttatatcgcgatatatcattttatatcgaatatacgatatatatcgatattttcgatatatcgaatttcgatacgatatatcgtttatatcgaatatacgttatatatcgatattttcgatatatcgaatttctgtaagatatatcgaaatatcgatacgataacgatatagatatcctccatatcgaaagttcgatgtatcgaaattcgatatatcaaaactttcgatacgataacgatatgaaactctttcatatcgatattttcgatacgatatacgatacaacgttttaGATACGATATATTGTATCGACTCACCACTATTCATGCCATCGTTGCCTCTTTCAAATGTGTAACAATGTGAATCACGAAGATTTTGTTACTGGAGtatgaattaatttaaaaaagtaaatttgAGGTCCCAAAAAATACCGTTTTAAGAAGTTTTAGGTTCAAATCTTGTTAATATAATACTTATTGAACATTTATTTACGTTAGCTCATCCCATCATTTTGAATGAATTTGATTACTAGTATTGGAAACAGTGTTATATATCTCTAACTGACATATGAAAAAGTCCGTATTCGAccaaagatttttttttcctcCGATTATATAAAGAGAACTCCAAAAGGTAAtgattaatttttgaataagGGAGGGGGACCTTAATTACAAAGAacatgtttttttataaaattaaagttcCCAATGATTCCCTGACTCCTTGTTATTTTTTCAGAATTTATATTGGATATTAATAATCTCTTAATTAGGACTTATATTTTCAGTAGGTGTACCATTACAATTCATCTAATTCATATCCACAcgaaattactattcattcattcattattTTCTAGGAGATGCAAATTCGCTATTCAAGTCTAATCCAtgcttaaaagttaaaacttaTGTTTTCATGTTGTAATGATCACAAAACTATTGTGTGCATGTATGTTGTAAACTAATTAGTGAGAGATTACTGGCGGATTACAGGTGGCCGGTGGGTCAATATcgttggtattattttttaatctctTCTGCCagaattttcaagtttttttacaTTATGGAATAATATTCTTTATTTACTTAGTTACCGACTTACTGACTACATGTTTTCAACAAATCAGCAAATAAATAATCTTTGCATACGAAAATATAATCGATAAACTAATAATGTATTTTTCAAATAACATCAAGTTTgatatcattaaaattaaatactacacTCAATAAATTGCATAATAGAGATCAGGCTCATAGTTATGTAGAATAGTCCCCCTCACCCCTGCAGTGACcattcattatttaattatttatatgttTGCTAGTTTAATCCATAACTAGAAGTTATAACTtatattttcatgttgaaattaTCACAAAACAAAGGTGTGCATGAATGTTGTATGATTACATAGTTAATTTTGGCCTTATTAATAATTAGTAAACATATGGCGAATAATTATATGAGTCAGTGACAAAGAAATTAATAACCAAACCCTACTGTATAATTATATTATCGGATgtcattattatataaaaagaGGCCATTTTTAGATCGTGTCAGTGCAAACTCTTCGTATGAAATAATCATCGTGTTTTTAAAATCTACATTTTCTAATTGAATAAAAACGATCTAAAATTAATCTAAGTGTTATCTGAAAATGATCTCTGTATTTGATTATATGGTTATTTGATGGTGCATTAAGATATAAATCCATGTTTatactcatttcttaaaacagTGTCACGCGACTGAATTCCATATCTGACCCTAGCTACGTACTTTTATTGCAATATATAGAGGTTGTAATTATTAATGGATTGCATTGACATATCACATATATAGCCTTATTCAATATAAATAATGGTAATTTTATTGATCGTGAACCAAACGTTTAACATTACTAAACGTGAACCCATTAATATATAGTGTTTTTTGCATGCATAAAATAGCGAGTTAAAACAAACTAGATTAAATAAATAAGGGGCTAATAGAAACCAAAAGTTGTGCacgatatatatatagatatatttttGTGTGTAATAGGTTTAATCAAAATGATGTATTGGagtatataaaatttattcaaagtTTAATAATTTGTTTACCAAATAAGTTAATTGAGATGATATAGTAGAAAGTAGAAACCCATAGCCAATGCATGTGaactataaatataattaaagagGGATGGGGACAGCTCTCAACGGCTGAGCCTTTACCAACGTAATTCCAAATTTGTCATCCATCTCCAATTTCCCACCTTCCACTTTCCAATCAAACGAATTCAGCAGTGATCCCAACATCACGGGCACCATTCTCATAGCTAGGGTCAGGCCCGGGCAGATTCTCCTGCCCGCCCCGAACGGGATTAGCTCGTAATCCTTGCCCTTTACGTCCACCTCCGAGTTTAGAAAACGGAGGGGATTGAAGTCCAAAGGTTTCTCCCAAACCTTGGGATCCCTCCCTATGGCCCACAGGTTCACGAACACCTGTGAGCCCTTGGGCACTCTGTGGCCTGAGACCTCCACGTCCTCTTCCACTTTGCGCGGGATCAGGAAGGGGACCGGTGGGTGTAGCCTCAACGTCTCCTTCACAATGCACTGTAGGTACGGGAGGCGTGATATATCACCCTCGCGTACCATTTTTCCTTTCCCAATCACCTCCTCTAGCTCCGCTTTCGCTCTTTTCATCGTCTCAGGATTCTTTAACGCCTCCGCCATTGCCCATTCCACTGTGCTGGAAGTGGTGTCTGTTCCAGCAGCAAACAGGTCCTTGTACGTCCGaatgtaacaaataaataaaaattaggcATTTTGACTCTAACATGGAAATAAGTGGATGCGACCTTTAAATTTCTTTTCATCTAtcagcaaaaaaaaaatgagatatgTTGTACATCAAATTACCAGACACAAATGTTCGACATGAGTCCGATCAATCTCTTGGGGCATGCTGAGGAGGATGTCGATCACATCATTCATCTCTTCTTTCGGTTTCTCCAACCTTTCATCGATCAAGCTACTGAAAATGTCGATCACTTTCCCAAAATACACACTCAAACGACGTCTTATCCCTAGGGGATCAAATATTGctagaaaaggaaagaaatcgACCGGGTTGGGCTTCCCGGCTACCTCCATGATGCTGGATATTATTTCCTTGAATTCTCTAGCGGAATCAGAGACCGGGTCGGCCAAATCCACAGAGAAAATGGTGTTGGACAGCGCGTTGAGGGCAGTTTGAAAGGCGGCGCGGCCGACATCCACAACATCCGCCGTCCGACAGTAGGTTATGAGCTCATCCACCTTGATACAAAAATgtataaaaaatgattaaactAGTGAGTAATCagaaaaatcataatttttctAAAATGTAAATAATCTTATTAATATACTAAAACCGTTTTCAAAACAAAGACAACCTTCCTTGTCCTGAGGTGTTGGTTGGCGTCGAGGCGGCTTGGGGAGAAGATATTAGAGGTCATGGCTTTTCGGAGACTGCGCCACCGCGGGGAGACAGGAAGCCAGACGACGGAATACTTGAAGTGGTCATGGGCATGGAGGGCGTCGGGGATGCTCCTGCTGGAGAAAGCCAGGTCGTGCTTCTGCAGGACTTGTTTGGCGACGTCTGCGGAGGAGACGACGATGGTGTTGGTGGAGCTGAGGCGGAGGCGCATGAGGGGGCCGTAGGTGTTGGCCAGGCGAGACAGGGATTTGTGGGGGTGCGGCCCCAGCAGGTGGAGGTTTCCGATGACGGGCAGCGGCCGCGGCCCCGGTGGGAGGTTTTTGCCTCTCAGCCTCACTGTTTGGAAACCATGGAATAACATTATGGCAAATAATAATCCAACGGCGATTGTGAGCAAATCCATGGCAAAATGCAATTGCTTAATGTGATTGAAGAAGTAGGAGTAATTTCAGTCTATTAATATCCTCTGTATACATCCATTACTCACACGTATCTTTAGAATAGGGAACTCATTCTGGATTATTCTTGAAAAATAGGATAAACGTGTGCACATGATCAAGACAGTTACATATTAGGAgtacaatatatttttcattttttatgattttttggcATTTTCCTTTAGAAATATCAAATTTGCTCACACATGGCGACTTATTAACCCcgaattataatatttatgaatATAGTAGGCATTTATGATCTTTAGCCTGGTGTGAACTGAGGGTTGCCACAAAATTGGATTTCTCATTTAAAGTAGATACGTCGAAACGAAAATGCTGTCGGTTGATATTAATTGGCCATTCATCTCTAGTCTACcctttatgaataaaataaacatatataCTAACTGCGCcacataattaaaaatgaatctATTGCTTAGTATGTTTAAAAAATCTTTAGTTAATAACCCTTAATTAATTTACCTAAACGGACGGTTTATGTTTAGGGTACTTCAAAATAAGTAGAAAATggttaaataatataataaaattagtaaCAGATTAGTTTTTTTATCTAACGTGTATGTAGGTATTTTCAAACATACTATATTGACCCAATTCATTCTAGGGTGGCTCAACCATTACTAAAATGAAACTGGCCTAGGCTGAGCTTGTCAATTGAAGTGGAATTTAAATAGACTCTTTTAAACTTAGGTTTAGCCTAGGCCCACCAAAAATCCAACCCAACATAGCCCAGGCCCTTGACCCGGTTCCAATAAGATTCACTACTACAAATcctgtattttatttatttctaccctaattttatcttaattttaatCATGTTTTCTCCAAtgaatcatattttattaaattcataaaatattgaggcataaaattacaaattttgaGGCAAAAAATGAGAAATATCTACTCCCCGTCCCCCATTTTGTATCCAGTTTTGTTATTTCTATCTGTCCCATTAGGAGGTTTttttttctcacttttttttactataaa is a window encoding:
- the LOC121772612 gene encoding geraniol 8-hydroxylase-like — translated: MDLLTIAVGLLFAIMLFHGFQTVRLRGKNLPPGPRPLPVIGNLHLLGPHPHKSLSRLANTYGPLMRLRLSSTNTIVVSSADVAKQVLQKHDLAFSSRSIPDALHAHDHFKYSVVWLPVSPRWRSLRKAMTSNIFSPSRLDANQHLRTRKVDELITYCRTADVVDVGRAAFQTALNALSNTIFSVDLADPVSDSAREFKEIISSIMEVAGKPNPVDFFPFLAIFDPLGIRRRLSVYFGKVIDIFSSLIDERLEKPKEEMNDVIDILLSMPQEIDRTHVEHLCLDLFAAGTDTTSSTVEWAMAEALKNPETMKRAKAELEEVIGKGKMVREGDISRLPYLQCIVKETLRLHPPVPFLIPRKVEEDVEVSGHRVPKGSQVFVNLWAIGRDPKVWEKPLDFNPLRFLNSEVDVKGKDYELIPFGAGRRICPGLTLAMRMVPVMLGSLLNSFDWKVEGGKLEMDDKFGITLVKAQPLRAVPIPL